CCATCTGCGCGAACAGGGCGCGCTGGGGGACTTCCAGCAGGCCGCGAGCCAGGGCGCCCGGGACCGTTATGTCCGTACCGTCAACGGCGCGGACGTCAACACCGCCGAGCGCTATCTGACCCGGCTGACCGACCAGCCCCGTCTGGACGCCACCGATCTGCGGCTCAACCGCCGGCGGGTCGAGGAGACCCTCACCAGCCGCATCTCGCTGATCCGCGGCGTCGAATCCGCCATGGCCACCGCCGACATCCAGCGCCTCGGCGTGCTGCGCGACGACGAGGTCACCGAGCTGGAGATCCGCATCGGCCTGGAGGGGCTGTGCCTGCTGCTGGCCGTCGGCGCCGGCATCTGGGCCGCCCGCTCCCTGACCCAGCCGCTCGCCGCGCTGCGGATCGGCGCCAGGCGGCTGGCCGCCGACCCCGCGCACGAGGAGCCCATCACCTACAAGGGCCGCAACGACGAATTCGCCACCGCCGTGCAGTCCGTCAACGCGCTGCACGCCCAGGTCGGCGAGCTGGCGCGGCGCACCGCCGAACTGGAGGGCGAGCGCAAGCGGCTGGTCGGCGGCCGGCAGCGGCTGGTCGCCGAGCGCGAGGTGCTCCAGGAGCAGGGCGAGGCGCTCCAGGAGGAGATCGCCGATCTCACCGAGCGGCTGGCGGCCCTGCACGCCGGTGTGCACGGCCGGTTCGTCAACCTCTCGCTGCGCACCCTCGGCCTCGTGGAGCGCCAGCTCGGGGTCATCGAGTCGCTGGAGGAGAGCGAGCACGACCCGGAGCGGCTGGAAACCCTCTTCAAGCTGGACCACTTCGCCGCGCGGATGCGCCGCAACAGCGAGAACCTCCTCGTCCTGGCGGGCGCGGAGCAGTACGGCACCAACCACCAGGGCCCGGTACCGCTGCTGGACGTGATGCGCGCCGCGATCAGCGAGATCGAGCGCTACGAGCGGGTGCGCATCCAGTCGCTGCCGCCGCACTCCCAGGTCGCCGGTTTCGCCGCCGACGACATCAGCCACCTGGTCGCCGAACTGCTGGAGAACGCCACCGCGTTCTCGCCGCCGGACGCCCATGTCGAGCTGTCCGGCTGGCTGCTGGAGAGCGGCGAGGTCATGCTCTCGGTCCAGGACGAGGGCATAGGAATGACCTCGGAGCGGATGGCCGAGCTCAACGAGCGGCTGACGGACGTCGAAGCCGCCTCCTCCTCCGAGACCGTCGACGAGGCCCTGGGCCTGGGTCTGTACGTGGTGGTGCGGCTGGCCGCCCGGCACGGTGTCCGGGTCCAGCTGCGGGACGCCAAGCAGGGCGGCGTCACTGCCGTCATCGTGCTGCCCGGCTCGATCCTGCCCACCCGCCCCGCCCCGACGGGCTCCCCGGCCGGTGCGCCCCGGGACGTGGCGCACACCCCCGTGCTGCCCGGCTCGGTCGCCGAGGCGAACTCCAACGCACTGCCGACACGGGCGGCCCGCAGCAACCCGGCAGCGGTGGGCGGCACTCCCGCCCCCGCCGCGATCCCGGCCCAGGAGACCGGCCAGGGCCCGTCCCAGGACGCCGCCGCGCCCGCCGCGCCGCCCGCCGGCCACGGAGCCGCACCGGGTTCCGCACCCGACGGCACCCCGGACGCGGACCCGGCCGCCGCCGACCCGCTCGTCGCCGCCGCGGAGCGCGCGATCGACGCGGCCGGCCTCGGCGTCCCGGCACCGGGCGACGCGCAGCCGGCCGGCCCCACCACGCACTCCGGGTCCGAACCGAGCCCGTACGGCCCGCAGTCGCCCGGCCCCTACGCCGCCACCACCAGTGGCACCGGCGAGCACCTCAGGACCGAGGACGACATCCGCCCGGCCGCGGACCCGGCGGCCGCCGGCAGCGGCCGGCATGCCGCTTCGGACCCCGAGCCCGCCGGCGCGCCCTCGTCCGACCCGTACGCCATCGGCCCGGACGAGCACATGCGCGCCGGGACGGGCGCGGCACCCACCGACGCGGCACCCGCTGCCGCGTCCCCGGCCGAGGCACCGGCCGACCCACAGACCGCCGCCGCCCCGTCCGCGGGGGAGCGGCGGACGACCTCCATGGGGCTGCCCAAGCGCACCCCCAAGGTCGTGGCGCAGCAAGAGGCGCCGGCCGCTCCGCGCAAGAGGGGTGCGGCCAACGCCGAGGCGCTGCGGCGCAGGCTCGGCGGATTTCAGTCGGGAGCGCGAGACGGCCGGCGCGAGGTCGAAGCCGAGATCGCGGAACGTACAGCGGAGCTGACCATCCCACAGACGGACACCGACGGAGCGGGGGCCCCGGGAGAGAGCCACGTTGTCGAGGAGGCACGCGATTGAAGGCGCAAGCGCCCACTGCTTACGGTCAAGGACTGAGCAGTCAGGCTCAAAATCTGCATTGGCTGCTGACCAACCTGGTCGAAGAGGTGCCCGGCATCCGCTCGGTCGCGGTGGTCTCCTCCGACGGCCTGTTGCTGCTGTCCTCCGACCCGGACCGGGCGGAAGAAGCGGCACGGCCGGGCGGGAGTGACGGTCCGCGCGGCTCCAGCGCCGACCTGGCCACCATCGTCTCCGGGCTCGGCAGCCTCACCAACGGTGCCGCGAAGCTGATGGACGGCGGGGCGGTCAAGCA
This Streptomyces decoyicus DNA region includes the following protein-coding sequences:
- a CDS encoding sensor histidine kinase; translated protein: MRNRLVGAVAVVAAAVLGAGAPGLMATADNATNSQQLVGLAELNARAIALAHSLADERDGMTAYVATGRGSHTAAGLGNAATNAARADDAKVSTAQRARVDRQIDELRTEARDGSGGTAAYKAAAKLLDTLPQTRQKALSGAGSAEQIHSAYTQALQALGAIGDDIARGLPARADSSGADTRALPALGRAVEQAADTRALLLAGLKAGGSQPRLTALAQVSHLREQGALGDFQQAASQGARDRYVRTVNGADVNTAERYLTRLTDQPRLDATDLRLNRRRVEETLTSRISLIRGVESAMATADIQRLGVLRDDEVTELEIRIGLEGLCLLLAVGAGIWAARSLTQPLAALRIGARRLAADPAHEEPITYKGRNDEFATAVQSVNALHAQVGELARRTAELEGERKRLVGGRQRLVAEREVLQEQGEALQEEIADLTERLAALHAGVHGRFVNLSLRTLGLVERQLGVIESLEESEHDPERLETLFKLDHFAARMRRNSENLLVLAGAEQYGTNHQGPVPLLDVMRAAISEIERYERVRIQSLPPHSQVAGFAADDISHLVAELLENATAFSPPDAHVELSGWLLESGEVMLSVQDEGIGMTSERMAELNERLTDVEAASSSETVDEALGLGLYVVVRLAARHGVRVQLRDAKQGGVTAVIVLPGSILPTRPAPTGSPAGAPRDVAHTPVLPGSVAEANSNALPTRAARSNPAAVGGTPAPAAIPAQETGQGPSQDAAAPAAPPAGHGAAPGSAPDGTPDADPAAADPLVAAAERAIDAAGLGVPAPGDAQPAGPTTHSGSEPSPYGPQSPGPYAATTSGTGEHLRTEDDIRPAADPAAAGSGRHAASDPEPAGAPSSDPYAIGPDEHMRAGTGAAPTDAAPAAASPAEAPADPQTAAAPSAGERRTTSMGLPKRTPKVVAQQEAPAAPRKRGAANAEALRRRLGGFQSGARDGRREVEAEIAERTAELTIPQTDTDGAGAPGESHVVEEARD
- a CDS encoding roadblock/LC7 domain-containing protein, producing MKAQAPTAYGQGLSSQAQNLHWLLTNLVEEVPGIRSVAVVSSDGLLLLSSDPDRAEEAARPGGSDGPRGSSADLATIVSGLGSLTNGAAKLMDGGAVKQTMITMDEGSLFVMSISDGSLLGVHATPDCDMSVIAYHMALFVGRAGHVLTPELRSELRKSMESAQ